GTCTGCCCGTCACTGCAAACGCGACAAGAAAAGCCTTCTTTCTCTAGATAAAGCTGGATCAGTTGGGCAATTTCGGCTTCGTCTTCAACGATTAAAATATCCATGACCTGTGGAGGATTCGTCGCTTGCGTTTACCATTAAACCTGAGCGATGGTATGAGAGCAGTTTGTAAGCCGCTCGCTGCATCAGTCCTGGCTAATTTCTCTGGTCAATTGCTCTGGTCAATTGATTGAGTGAGCATCCAGGGACATGGGACTCGATCCTAGCGTAGCGGTGTGGCAGACCGCTGATCTACGGTTCTTCTAGAGCATGATAGACGGCATGGTAACAGCTACCCCCCCTTCGGAATTGCATCGGTTGGGCTTCCAGTTGCAAACCTTGTTGCGGACGGCGCTGCCAGGATTGCCGCCAGTGCAGGTGCGGTGTGCGCTGCGGGAAGGCGTGCTGATGGTGCTGGTGCAGCAGGTTTCACCTGACCCTGGAGCGGCTTCCGCCGTCCGTCGGTTAGAGGCTTCTGAGGCTTCAGAGATTTTCGCTTGTCTGGAAGATGAACTGCGGCGATCGCCCCCCAAGATTCCCCCAGCGAAATCTCCCTTTTCTCCCGCCCAGGTTCAGCCGCTGCCCGTGCGGGTGTATCTGCGGGCGGCTGGCCAGTCTCGCCCCTACGCCATCCATCAGTTTCGCATCAATGGATCAGCGCTTTCTGCGATCGCCCCAGAACAGACCCAGGCTGAGCAGAATGAATTCAGCGCATTCGTCCCCACCGCAGCGCCAGAGCGGTTGCGTCGTCTCCCCCAGGATGATGCAAATCTGGATCATGCAGACTTGGCTCATGCAGACTTGGCTCATGCAGACTTGGATCATACAGACCCGGCGGAAACCGGGCTGCCAGATCCGGCTCAAGCCCCGGCTCCAGACCCAGACACGGCTGTTGCTGGGGGATATTCGCTCTCTCGAATGGCGATCGCCCTGGCAGCAGGGGTTGCGGCGCTGGCCTTTGGCGGCACGTTTTATGCCCTGACTCGCCCTTGCGTGATGGGCGGCTGTGCCGAGTTGCAAACCGTGGAGCGGCTGCATCAGGCAGTGAGCCAGCAGTTGAGCCAGGGCGCGACGCTGCAAGACCTGTCCCAATCCTACACGCGGCTCACGGAGGCCAGCTATCGCCTCAGTCGGGTTCCTCGCTGGTCGCGCCACTACGCAGCGGCGAACCAGGTACAGCAGCAGACCGAATCGACGGTCGCCGCGCTGGGGCAAGTGCTGTCGGCCCAGGCGATCGCAACCGAAGCCGTCGAGATGGCCCAAAATCCTCCCCATCCGCTGGAGGTGTGGCAGCGGGCGCAGGCGCTCTGGGAAAAGGCGATCGCCCAGTTGCAGCAGGTGTCAGAATCCAGCCCGGCCTACGATCTGGCCCAGCAGAAACGGCTGGAGTATGCCGAAAATCTGGCCATGATTGAGCAGCGCATCACCCTGGAGCAAAAGGCGCAGGACTGGGTGAATCGGGCGCGGCAGGCGGTGGAATTGGCGGAAGCGCGACAGGGCGCGGCCACGTCGATGGACACTCGGCTGGAGGCCCACGGCACCTGGCGAACGGCGATCGCCCTGTTGCAGCAGGT
The Thermoleptolyngbya sichuanensis A183 DNA segment above includes these coding regions:
- a CDS encoding flotillin family protein codes for the protein MVTATPPSELHRLGFQLQTLLRTALPGLPPVQVRCALREGVLMVLVQQVSPDPGAASAVRRLEASEASEIFACLEDELRRSPPKIPPAKSPFSPAQVQPLPVRVYLRAAGQSRPYAIHQFRINGSALSAIAPEQTQAEQNEFSAFVPTAAPERLRRLPQDDANLDHADLAHADLAHADLDHTDPAETGLPDPAQAPAPDPDTAVAGGYSLSRMAIALAAGVAALAFGGTFYALTRPCVMGGCAELQTVERLHQAVSQQLSQGATLQDLSQSYTRLTEASYRLSRVPRWSRHYAAANQVQQQTESTVAALGQVLSAQAIATEAVEMAQNPPHPLEVWQRAQALWEKAIAQLQQVSESSPAYDLAQQKRLEYAENLAMIEQRITLEQKAQDWVNRARQAVELAEARQGAATSMDTRLEAHGTWRTAIALLQQVPETAMAYAEAQQLLALYQPRLLDSSARLQQEETAVDAHQRALRLADLAAEAEQRRQWSQAVQHWQGALAAAQQVAAGTTVHPQVQPLLSSYRASLATAQEKLKGAIAAQAAEQDLERNCSGTPRICTYAQRGSVMQVRITPSYDRVLQEAAAITQVTQETDPDSAIMAHFNPLLRAIATVGETAQIPIEVYNADGSLFGIYDPALDGYVSREVRNQQHKRP